Proteins co-encoded in one Papaver somniferum cultivar HN1 chromosome 5, ASM357369v1, whole genome shotgun sequence genomic window:
- the LOC113280666 gene encoding pentatricopeptide repeat-containing protein At2g37320-like, with product MNTIFFRLLHNVATYKSFSSIHLHLSKHFTTLSSSSSEDKRKGLDQALRILKLITPKPTLTHVRQNHLNLIKSCLIDKNPDDHNISFKKTPLEEVPNRDFVSNVDKNSLSTALSYCGYVRGFIHGIQLHCLAIKTGFDSYVYIGTSLVNLYAKCGDPVNAYKVFTEMPERNVVSWTSIIAGFSQNLHVYMCLKLYNQMRNSNVKPNDYTFTSLLSAYTGNGFLVQGRIAHSQIILMGFDSYTDISNALISMYSKCGDIKDAVFRFETMERRDIVSWNSMIAGYSLHGLSEKAIKLYEKMQKLKLKPDSITFLGILSSCRHGGLVEISRHCFNLMLENGVKPDLDHYSCMVDSLGRAGLLEEAKVLIEEMPVTPNAVIWGSLLSSCRLHGNVAIGIHAAEKRLLCEPDCAATHVQLSKLYAIAGQRDQTVRIRKLMKDRSLKTNPGYSWIEIKNEIVSFGVDDGSNMRATEIFDVVDSLVENMNSSVYVPNLHEGIEGLEL from the coding sequence ATGAACACTATCTTCTTCAGACTTCTTCACAATGTCGCTACTTACAAATCATTTTCCTCTATTCATCTGCATCTGTCAAAACATTTCACAACATTATCCTCTTCCTCCTCAGAAGACAAACGAAAAGGTCTGGATCAAGCTTTAAGAATTTTAAAACTCATCACACCAAAACCTACTCTTACGCATGTCCGTCAAAACCATCTCAACCTCATAaaatcttgtttgattgataaaaaTCCTGATGATCATAACATATCTTTTAAAAAGACACCCCTTGAAGAAGTTCCAAACAGGGATTTTGTTTCTAATGTCGATAAGAATAGTCTCTCCACTGCATTAAGTTATTGTGGGTATGTTAGAGGTTTCATTCATGGAATCCAACTCCATTGTTTAGCAATCAAGACTGGGTTTGATTCATATGTTTATATTGGAACTTCTTTGGTTAATTTGTACGCTAAATGTGGTGATCCGGTAAATGCATATAAAGTGTTCACTGAAATGCCTGAAAGAAATGTTGTTTCGTGGACTTCGATAATTGCAGGATTTTCTCAGAATTTGCACGTGTATATGTGTTTGAAGCTTTACAATCAAATGAGGAATTCAAATGTGAAACCAAATGACTATACTTTTACAAGTCTGTTAAGTGCTTATACAGGTAATGGGTTTCTTGTGCAAGGTAGAATAGCTCATTCTCAGATTATTCTTATGGGTTTTGATTCATATACTGATATCTCAAATGCATTGATATCTATGTACTCAAAATGTGGTGATATTAAGGATGCAGTTTTTAGGTTTGAAACTATGGAAAGAAGAGATATTGTTTCATGGAATTCTATGATTGCGGGTTATTCACTGCATGGGTTATCTGAGAAAGCTATAAAACTTTATGAAAAAATGCAGAAACTAAAACTTAAACCAGATAGCATCACTTTTCTAGGAATTCTATCATCGTGTCGACACGGTGGGCTTGTAGAAATTAGTAGGCATTGCTTCAATTTGATGCTTGAAAATGGGGTTAAACCAGATTTAGATCATTATTCGTGTATGGTTGATAGTTTAGGTCGAGCAGGGTTGCTAGAAGAAGCTAAAGTATTAATAGAGGAAATGCCGGTAACTCCTAATGCAGTTATATGGGGATCGCTATTATCTTCATGCAGACTTCACGGGAATGTTGCGATTGGAATTCATGCAGCTGAGAAGCGTCTTTTATGTGAACCAgattgtgctgcaactcatgTGCAGTTATCAAAATTGTATGCCATTGCCGGGCAAAGGGATCAAACAGTGAGAATTCGAaaattgatgaaagatagaagtTTGAAGACGAATCCTGGGTATAGTTGGATTGAGATTAAGAACGAAattgtcagttttggagttgatgATGGATCAAACATGAGAGCTACTGAAATATTTGATGTAGTTGATAGTTTAGTTGAGAACATGAACAGTTCAGTATATGTCCCAAATTTGCATGAAGGCATTGAAGGGCTTGAGCTTTAA